A region from the Pseudonocardia petroleophila genome encodes:
- a CDS encoding CaiB/BaiF CoA transferase family protein → MTPAPELPLAGITVVALEQAVAGPIATRHLADLGARVVKIERPGEGDFARHYDDAVLGLATHFVWLNRGKESLAVDLKSEHGRRVVHELVARADVFLHNTAPGVVDRLGLDADTLRATDPRLVVVNISGYGTGGPHRDRKAYDMLVQAESGMVAVTGTPDTPTKTGVPNADIAAGLYAATSVLAALFRRERTGAGAVVDVSMFDSAVEWMGHPLYMQLYGGRQIPRMGLSHAAIAPYDAYPTADGEILIGVQNDRGWHTLVGDVFGAPALSTDPRFATNLDRVRHRTDCDAAVAAHISGWTTAALDERLARGRDPSRPDQHHRAAGRAPAATRAGPLARRVHRGRRHPRRAAADDLP, encoded by the coding sequence GTGACCCCCGCACCGGAGCTGCCCCTGGCCGGCATCACCGTCGTTGCGCTCGAGCAGGCCGTCGCCGGGCCGATCGCGACCCGGCACCTGGCCGACCTCGGCGCCCGCGTCGTCAAGATCGAACGTCCAGGGGAGGGCGACTTCGCCCGCCACTACGACGACGCCGTACTCGGCCTGGCCACCCACTTCGTCTGGCTCAACCGCGGCAAGGAGTCCCTCGCCGTGGACCTGAAGTCCGAGCACGGCCGCCGCGTCGTGCACGAGCTCGTCGCCCGGGCCGACGTGTTCCTGCACAACACCGCCCCCGGCGTCGTGGACCGGCTCGGGCTCGACGCCGACACGCTCCGGGCCACCGATCCGCGCCTCGTCGTCGTCAACATCTCGGGCTACGGCACCGGCGGGCCGCACCGGGACCGCAAGGCCTACGACATGCTCGTGCAGGCCGAGTCCGGAATGGTCGCCGTCACCGGCACCCCCGACACCCCGACCAAGACGGGGGTGCCCAACGCGGACATCGCCGCCGGCCTCTACGCGGCCACATCCGTCCTGGCCGCCCTGTTCCGGCGCGAGCGCACCGGAGCGGGCGCCGTGGTCGACGTGTCGATGTTCGACTCCGCGGTCGAGTGGATGGGCCACCCCCTCTACATGCAGCTCTACGGCGGCCGCCAGATCCCGCGGATGGGCCTGAGCCACGCCGCGATCGCCCCCTACGACGCCTACCCGACCGCGGACGGCGAGATCCTCATCGGCGTCCAGAACGACCGGGGTTGGCACACCCTGGTCGGCGACGTCTTCGGCGCCCCCGCCCTGTCCACCGACCCCCGCTTCGCCACCAACCTCGACCGGGTCCGGCACCGCACCGACTGCGACGCCGCCGTCGCCGCACACATCTCCGGATGGACCACCGCCGCGCTCGACGAGCGTCTCGCCCGCGGCCGGGATCCCAGCCGCCCAGATCAACACCACCGCGCAGCTGGTCGAGCACCCGCAGCTACACGAGCGGGACCGCTGGCGCGCCGTGTCCACCGAGGCCGGCGACATCCGCGGCGTGCTGCCGCCGATGACCTTCCGTGA
- a CDS encoding acyl-CoA dehydrogenase family protein: MSEVSAEDFRFIHEQVRDFVRTAVVPRENEIMREDRIPDDLRTVAAQMGLFGYAIPSEWGGIGLDLTQDAELAMEFGYTSLSLRSMFGTNNGIAGQVLVGFGTDAQKKEWLARIASGEVVASFALTEPGAGSNPAGLRTRARRDGDHWMIDGQKQYITNASSAGLFVVFARYADPAPGAPGIAVFLVPAHAPGVTVGPKDAKMGQEGSTTSDVAFDSVRVPTDALVGGDEAAGYRAAMTSLARGRVHIAALAVGTAQRALDESVAYAAQNTQGGQRIGDFQLVQAMLADMQTGVMAGRAMVREAARAYVDGTDRRIAPSAVKLFCTEMVGKVADLAVQVHGGAGYMKEIPVERIYRDVRLLRLYEGTSEIQRLIIGGGLVRQAVARS, from the coding sequence ATGTCCGAGGTGTCCGCCGAGGACTTCCGATTCATCCACGAGCAGGTCCGGGACTTCGTCCGGACCGCGGTGGTCCCGCGGGAGAACGAGATCATGCGCGAGGACCGGATCCCCGACGACCTGCGCACCGTGGCGGCGCAGATGGGGCTGTTCGGCTACGCGATCCCGTCCGAGTGGGGCGGCATCGGCCTGGACCTGACCCAGGACGCCGAGCTCGCGATGGAGTTCGGGTACACCTCGCTGTCGCTGCGCTCGATGTTCGGCACCAACAACGGCATCGCCGGCCAGGTGCTCGTCGGCTTCGGCACCGACGCGCAGAAGAAGGAATGGCTGGCCCGGATCGCTTCCGGGGAGGTCGTCGCCTCGTTCGCACTCACCGAGCCCGGCGCCGGGTCGAACCCCGCCGGCCTGCGCACCCGGGCCCGCCGCGACGGCGACCACTGGATGATCGACGGCCAGAAGCAGTACATCACCAACGCGTCCTCGGCCGGCCTGTTCGTCGTCTTCGCCCGCTACGCCGACCCGGCGCCCGGGGCGCCCGGCATCGCCGTGTTCCTCGTCCCCGCGCACGCGCCCGGCGTCACCGTCGGCCCGAAGGACGCCAAGATGGGCCAGGAGGGATCGACCACCTCCGACGTCGCGTTCGACAGCGTCCGGGTGCCCACCGACGCCCTGGTCGGCGGGGACGAGGCGGCCGGCTACAGGGCAGCGATGACCTCGCTGGCCCGCGGCCGGGTGCACATCGCCGCGCTCGCGGTCGGGACCGCGCAGCGCGCACTCGACGAGTCGGTCGCCTACGCGGCGCAGAACACTCAGGGCGGGCAGCGTATCGGGGACTTCCAGCTGGTCCAGGCGATGCTCGCCGACATGCAAACCGGCGTCATGGCCGGGCGGGCCATGGTCCGCGAGGCCGCCCGCGCCTACGTCGACGGGACCGACCGGCGCATCGCCCCGTCCGCGGTGAAGCTGTTCTGCACCGAGATGGTCGGGAAGGTCGCCGACCTCGCCGTGCAGGTGCACGGCGGCGCCGGGTACATGAAGGAGATCCCGGTCGAGCGGATCTACCGCGACGTCCGGCTGCTGCGGCTCTACGAGGGCACCAGCGAGATCCAGCGCCTCATCATCGGCGGCGGCCTGGTCCGCCAGGCAGTGGCCCGGTCGTGA
- a CDS encoding LysR family transcriptional regulator: protein MQRLRIFVAIAEELHFGRAAERLHLAQPYLSRCVRVLEADLGTDVFRRTTRRVELTPAGSALLPHARALLARTDEARAAVTAARDGRSGRVRISFAGPSAHVAVGRLARAVREQHPLVDLDLRPGRYGTAAVAELLDDEADLVLARFAAPPVGVANRSVARDRCVVAVPVRHRLADAAEVRITDFRDEPFVAFPESFGSAVRATLVERCQAAGFAPRFAQPAPDSWTATALVSAGVGLHFTTASAVAHLPLDGVRVREIADPLPLIDVYLMWRRDDDSSVLRRVLRTSEEILPGR, encoded by the coding sequence GTGCAGAGACTGCGAATCTTTGTCGCAATCGCCGAGGAGCTGCACTTCGGCCGGGCGGCCGAGCGGCTGCACCTTGCGCAGCCCTACCTGAGCCGCTGCGTGCGCGTGCTGGAGGCCGACCTCGGTACGGACGTCTTCCGGCGCACCACGCGCAGGGTCGAGCTGACGCCGGCCGGTTCGGCGCTGTTGCCGCACGCGCGTGCGCTGCTGGCCCGCACCGACGAGGCGCGCGCGGCGGTGACGGCCGCGCGGGACGGCCGCAGCGGCCGGGTCCGGATCTCCTTCGCCGGGCCGTCGGCCCACGTGGCGGTCGGCCGGCTGGCCCGCGCGGTGCGCGAGCAGCACCCGCTGGTCGACCTCGACCTCCGGCCCGGCCGCTACGGCACCGCGGCCGTGGCCGAGCTGCTCGACGACGAGGCCGATCTGGTGCTGGCCCGGTTCGCCGCACCTCCGGTCGGGGTCGCCAACCGCAGCGTGGCGCGCGACCGGTGCGTCGTCGCCGTGCCCGTCCGGCACCGGCTCGCCGACGCCGCAGAGGTGCGGATCACCGATTTCCGTGACGAGCCGTTCGTCGCCTTCCCCGAGTCGTTCGGGTCGGCCGTGCGCGCGACGCTGGTCGAGCGCTGCCAGGCAGCCGGCTTCGCCCCGCGGTTCGCGCAGCCGGCACCCGATTCATGGACGGCCACGGCGCTCGTATCCGCCGGAGTCGGCCTGCATTTCACGACGGCCAGCGCTGTCGCGCACCTCCCCCTCGACGGCGTCCGCGTACGCGAGATCGCCGATCCGCTGCCCCTGATCGACGTGTACCTCATGTGGCGCCGCGACGACGACTCATCTGTCCTACGGCGGGTCTTGCGGACCTCGGAGGAGATACTTCCCGGACGCTGA
- a CDS encoding helix-turn-helix domain-containing protein, with translation MGAEVPVGRHEVPYLADVTDLQPRLHTAAAPVLDRLGDDLGDARVAMFLSDDQGRIIMRRAGEPQQLRILDDSCAAEGFDFSELSMGTNGLGTVARERRPLLVHGFEHYNELLGPLTCAGTPIFEPFTGQLLGTFALACRSDQVSPLMTAMATDVGRQIEGNLTAMLGAHERILIQAFLLATRTDRQPVIVVTENTAFGNTAGLIHITPETHALLWCDLAESGLRAGKHRRAVRLASGRADALVERVDGVGPTGPAFCVRLLESPRGPEPDRSADHRRARRSASPPVPLHPVPDISDLLRSAVGFREVLAVDGPAGSGKLTAATAALAEATGSPPLVVDLARTGCPKSLADTGAPAVVLHHVHDAAAEDLRRIRTAIEDSSVPVALTVDLDTAHHDVAAVVAALCTTVRLPSLPEMSAEVPRLVSQIVAGLPRGQRDTRFTSDALQALMAWPWPGNLAELRRTVEQLARRRAGRSISSADLPPRMQKAPPRGLSMIETAERDAIVSALHRCGGNRSKAAAALGIGRTTLYRKLQTYRISTGD, from the coding sequence GTGGGCGCCGAGGTACCGGTCGGCCGGCACGAGGTCCCCTACCTCGCCGATGTCACCGACCTGCAGCCGCGGCTGCACACCGCAGCGGCACCGGTCCTCGACCGGCTCGGCGACGACCTCGGGGACGCCCGCGTGGCGATGTTCCTCAGCGACGACCAGGGGCGCATCATCATGCGCCGCGCCGGGGAGCCCCAGCAGCTGCGGATTCTCGACGACTCCTGTGCCGCAGAGGGGTTCGACTTCTCGGAGCTGTCGATGGGCACGAACGGCTTGGGCACGGTGGCGCGCGAGCGCCGCCCGCTGCTGGTGCATGGCTTCGAGCACTACAACGAGCTGCTCGGACCCCTCACCTGCGCGGGCACACCGATCTTCGAGCCGTTCACGGGGCAACTGCTGGGCACGTTCGCGCTGGCCTGCCGATCCGACCAGGTCAGCCCGCTGATGACCGCGATGGCCACCGACGTCGGGCGACAGATCGAGGGCAACCTCACCGCAATGCTGGGCGCTCACGAACGCATCCTGATCCAGGCCTTCCTGCTGGCGACACGCACCGATCGGCAGCCGGTCATCGTCGTCACCGAGAACACGGCTTTCGGCAACACCGCCGGGCTCATCCACATCACGCCGGAGACCCACGCCCTGCTCTGGTGCGACCTTGCGGAGTCCGGGCTGCGCGCGGGCAAGCACCGGCGCGCGGTCCGGCTGGCAAGCGGCCGGGCTGACGCCCTCGTGGAGCGCGTCGACGGTGTCGGGCCGACCGGCCCGGCCTTCTGCGTGCGACTGCTCGAATCACCGCGTGGCCCCGAACCCGACCGGTCCGCCGACCATCGGCGGGCACGCCGCAGCGCCTCGCCGCCGGTGCCTCTGCATCCGGTTCCCGACATCTCCGACCTGCTCAGGAGCGCGGTCGGCTTCCGAGAGGTCCTGGCCGTCGACGGCCCCGCGGGCAGCGGGAAGCTCACCGCGGCCACGGCGGCGTTGGCCGAGGCGACCGGCTCGCCGCCGCTCGTCGTCGACCTCGCCCGGACCGGGTGCCCGAAGTCCCTCGCCGATACCGGCGCGCCCGCCGTCGTGCTCCACCACGTCCACGACGCGGCAGCCGAGGACCTGCGCCGCATCAGGACCGCCATCGAGGACTCGAGCGTGCCGGTCGCGCTCACCGTCGACCTGGACACCGCCCACCACGACGTCGCGGCCGTGGTCGCGGCGCTGTGCACGACGGTCCGGCTGCCCTCACTACCGGAGATGTCCGCCGAGGTGCCGCGCCTCGTCTCCCAGATCGTGGCCGGCCTCCCACGCGGCCAGCGGGACACCCGGTTCACCTCGGACGCGCTCCAAGCCCTCATGGCCTGGCCGTGGCCCGGCAACCTCGCCGAGCTCCGGCGGACCGTAGAACAGTTGGCGCGCCGCCGCGCCGGCCGCAGCATCAGCTCGGCCGACCTCCCACCGCGCATGCAGAAGGCTCCGCCCCGCGGGCTCAGCATGATCGAGACCGCGGAGCGTGACGCGATCGTCAGCGCGCTGCACCGCTGCGGCGGTAACCGCTCGAAGGCGGCGGCCGCACTCGGCATCGGGCGGACAACGCTGTACCGCAAGCTGCAGACCTACCGGATCTCGACCGGCGACTGA
- a CDS encoding flavin-containing monooxygenase yields MSDTTTTVDFDAIVIGSGFGGIYMLHKLRNERGLTVRAFEKGGGVGGTWYFNRYPGAKSDTEGFVYRYSFDKDLLQEWDWTTRYLEQPEIERYLNHVVDRYDLRRDIQLDTEVTGAVFDEARNVWQVRTSTGEEFTSRYLVTALGLLAKTNMPAIPGIDRFAGTLTHTNAWPADLDITGKRVGVIGTGSTGTQFIVQAAKTADQLTVFQRSPQYVVPSGNGPVEKSEVAETKENFDAIWEQVRNSVVAFGFQESGVEAASVSDEERQRVFQENWDKGNGFRFMFGTFADVATDPAANEAAAAFIRSKIAETVTDPETARKLTPTDTYARRPLCNEGYFETFNRANVSLVSIKENPIEEITPAGVRTADGVVHELDVLVFATGFDAVDGNYRAMDLRGRDGKHIDEYWTDGPTSYLGVSTHGFPNMFMILGPNGPFTNLPPSIEAQVEWISDLIGTAERDGVAAVEPTRQAEDEWTELCATIANMTLFPKVESWIFGQNVAGKKSTVMFYMAGMGAYRQKLAEVEGAGYEGFAMRRDAEPASV; encoded by the coding sequence ATGAGTGACACCACGACGACCGTGGACTTCGACGCCATCGTGATCGGCAGCGGGTTCGGCGGCATCTACATGCTGCACAAGCTGCGCAACGAGCGCGGGCTGACCGTCCGGGCCTTCGAGAAGGGCGGCGGCGTCGGCGGCACCTGGTACTTCAACCGCTACCCCGGCGCCAAGTCCGACACCGAGGGCTTCGTCTACCGCTACTCCTTCGACAAGGACCTGCTGCAGGAGTGGGACTGGACCACCCGCTACCTCGAGCAGCCCGAGATCGAGCGCTACCTCAACCACGTCGTGGACCGCTACGACCTGCGCCGCGACATCCAGCTCGACACCGAGGTCACGGGCGCGGTGTTCGACGAGGCGCGCAACGTCTGGCAGGTCCGCACGAGCACCGGCGAGGAGTTCACCAGCCGGTACCTGGTGACGGCGCTGGGCCTGCTCGCGAAGACCAACATGCCCGCCATCCCCGGCATCGACCGCTTCGCCGGCACCCTCACCCACACCAACGCCTGGCCGGCCGACCTCGACATCACCGGCAAGCGCGTCGGGGTGATCGGAACCGGTTCCACCGGCACCCAGTTCATCGTCCAGGCCGCCAAGACCGCCGACCAGCTGACGGTCTTCCAGCGCTCGCCGCAGTACGTCGTACCGTCCGGCAACGGCCCGGTCGAGAAGTCCGAGGTCGCCGAGACGAAGGAGAACTTCGACGCGATCTGGGAGCAGGTCCGTAACTCGGTGGTGGCCTTCGGCTTCCAGGAGAGCGGTGTCGAGGCCGCGAGCGTCTCCGACGAGGAGCGGCAGCGGGTGTTCCAGGAGAACTGGGACAAGGGCAACGGCTTCCGGTTCATGTTCGGCACCTTCGCCGACGTCGCCACCGACCCGGCGGCGAACGAGGCCGCCGCGGCGTTCATCCGGTCCAAGATCGCCGAGACCGTGACCGACCCGGAGACCGCCCGCAAGCTCACCCCGACCGACACCTACGCCCGGCGCCCGCTGTGCAACGAGGGCTACTTCGAGACCTTCAACCGGGCCAACGTGTCGCTGGTGTCGATCAAGGAGAACCCGATCGAGGAGATCACCCCGGCCGGGGTCCGCACGGCCGACGGGGTCGTCCACGAGCTCGACGTCCTCGTCTTCGCGACCGGGTTCGACGCCGTCGACGGCAACTACCGTGCCATGGACCTGCGCGGCCGCGACGGGAAGCACATCGACGAGTACTGGACCGACGGGCCCACCAGCTACCTGGGCGTGTCCACGCACGGCTTCCCGAACATGTTCATGATCCTCGGGCCCAACGGGCCGTTCACCAACCTTCCGCCGAGCATCGAGGCGCAGGTGGAGTGGATCAGCGACCTGATCGGCACCGCCGAGCGGGACGGCGTGGCGGCCGTGGAGCCGACGCGCCAGGCCGAGGACGAGTGGACCGAGCTCTGCGCGACCATCGCGAACATGACCCTGTTCCCGAAGGTCGAGTCGTGGATCTTCGGCCAGAACGTGGCCGGCAAGAAGAGCACCGTCATGTTCTACATGGCCGGGATGGGGGCCTACCGGCAGAAGCTTGCCGAGGTCGAAGGCGCCGGGTACGAGGGCTTCGCGATGCGTCGCGACGCCGAGCCGGCCTCCGTCTGA
- a CDS encoding alpha/beta hydrolase yields MTAAPSVRPTSTSPESDALRALYADWSNIIATTPDLSMRLFRSIFDEWHQPTREPEDVTYREEVVGGVPGIWALPAGADASQVLLYTHGGGFAVGSASSHRKLAAHVAKALGVTAFVLDYRRAPEHPHPAQVEDGVAAFTALTERGIAPGDITTIGDSAGGNLAVAIALALREQGKPLPGRVIAFSPWLDMENKGETLVTNDATDALITVPLLEGMIAGVLAGGAVPASTPLANPLYADFTGFPRLYINAGGAESLLDNATRLAERAEAAGVDVTLTVAEGMQHVYPFLAGNAPEADAEIAAVADWYRG; encoded by the coding sequence ATGACTGCGGCTCCGTCGGTTCGGCCGACGTCCACCTCGCCCGAGTCCGACGCGCTGCGGGCGCTCTACGCGGACTGGTCGAACATCATCGCTACCACACCCGACCTCTCCATGCGGCTGTTCCGCAGCATCTTCGACGAGTGGCACCAGCCCACCCGCGAGCCGGAAGACGTGACCTATCGCGAGGAGGTCGTCGGCGGAGTCCCGGGGATCTGGGCTCTGCCCGCCGGTGCGGACGCCTCGCAGGTGCTGCTCTATACGCACGGCGGTGGGTTCGCCGTCGGCTCGGCGTCGAGCCACCGCAAGCTCGCAGCGCACGTCGCCAAGGCGCTGGGCGTCACGGCGTTCGTCCTGGACTATCGCCGCGCCCCGGAGCACCCGCACCCGGCGCAGGTGGAGGACGGCGTCGCGGCGTTCACCGCGCTGACCGAGCGCGGCATAGCACCGGGCGACATCACCACGATCGGCGATTCGGCGGGCGGCAACCTGGCCGTCGCGATCGCGCTGGCGCTGCGCGAGCAGGGCAAGCCGCTGCCCGGCCGGGTGATCGCGTTCTCCCCGTGGCTGGACATGGAGAACAAGGGCGAGACCCTGGTGACCAACGACGCCACCGACGCCCTCATCACCGTGCCGCTGCTCGAAGGCATGATCGCCGGCGTGCTCGCGGGCGGCGCCGTCCCCGCGTCCACACCGCTGGCCAACCCCCTCTACGCCGACTTCACCGGCTTCCCCCGTCTCTACATCAACGCGGGCGGAGCGGAGTCTCTGCTGGACAACGCCACCCGGCTCGCCGAGCGGGCCGAGGCCGCCGGGGTCGACGTCACCCTGACCGTCGCCGAGGGCATGCAGCACGTCTACCCGTTCCTCGCCGGAAACGCGCCGGAGGCCGACGCCGAGATCGCCGCGGTCGCCGACTGGTACCGCGGCTGA